TGGTATTCCACGGGAATTTTTCCAAAGGTTCCCCGTAATTCCCGAAATCACTCTTGATTTCATCGGCAAAATCAAGGTCTTTGTTTTCAGCTAAAATGCTTAAAATAAAATCCACAGGATCCATTTTTTTAGCCTCTGCTATTTCATCGAGCATACAGCTGATGGCAAATGCATGATGGATATTGCTGACAGACCTGAGCCAACCAATTCGGGTATGTGCTTTGGACTCATGCGTTTCGATACGGATATTGGGCACTTCAAAGGGGAAATCGATACAGCCCAATTCCAATTCCCCGCTAGAAGGATGAAGTTCTGTTGCACTTGCAGTGGCTCCGATGGCAGGGAAGACAGTATGGTGATTCCAACCGGAAAAATTTCCGTTTTTATCCAAGGTGGCTCTGATTCTTTGGGCACTTTGGGCATGGTAAAAATCATGGTGCAGATCATCTTCCCGGGTCCATTGAACCCTTACAGGAGATTTGGCTGCTTTGGATAATATGGCAGCCTCTACAATAAAATCAGGTTTTGATTTTCTGCCAAATCCGCCTCCCAATAAGGTGACGTTCATTTTGACATTATCCAAATCCAATTGCATAGCATCAGCTACAGCCTGTCTTGCCCATTGTGGATGCTGGGTCGGTGCCCAAATTTCACAGGTACCATCTCCTCTATAATCTGCAATTGCAGCAGGTGGCTCCAATGTGGCATGGGCATAAAACGGAGCTAAATAAGTCCTTTCTATGACTTGACTGGCACCTTGTCTTGCCGAATTGAAATTCCCTCTTTCCCGCCTGACCTGTCCGTTTCCTGTGGTGCTTTTCAGCATGTCATCCAGCTGCTTTGCAGAACTGTACTGTTGGTTTTCTCCCAAATCCCATTCAATTTCCAAAGCATCACGACCCTTCATCGCAGCCCAGGTATTGTCCGCAATGACCGCAACACCTTCCAAAGGCTTGTCCAATCCGGGTGGATTTCCCGCTCCTTCAATTTTGTGAACCCGGTTTACTCCGGGGACTGCCATTGCTTTTGTATCATTATAAGAGATAACTTTTGCCCCGACTACCGGGCTTCTTCTCACCACAGCGACTTGCATGTTGGGTAGGTCCACATCAGCTCCAAAAATAGCTTTTCCGGTTGCAATGGCTTTGTTGTCATAAATTGCGATGTCCTTCCCAATAAGTTTGTAGCTGGAGAATTCTTTTAGGGTAATACCTGCCTCATCAGGGATTGCTTTGTCTTTCAAAACTTCGACCAAGTCTCCAAAATTGATTTTCTTTCCTCCTGAAGAAAGGACCTGTCCATTTTCTGTATGGCAATCTGATACGGCAATTCCCCATTTTTCTGCCGCTGCCGCAATCAACATGTGTCGTGCAGTCGCCCCGGCTTTCCGCATGGGCTCGTAAAACATCCGGACAGAATAGGAACCATCGGTGTTTTGATCTCCGTATTTTTCCTCATCACCTTCTGCCTGGACTATTTTCACTTTACTCCAGTCAGCGCCCAATTCATCCGCCACAATCATAGGAAGTGAAGTCCGGATACCTGTTCCCATTTCAGACCTATGGGCGATAATGGTCACCTGATTATCGGAATCAATGTTGATAAATACGTTAGGGGCAAATGTTACCAACTCCCCTTTGGGGCCGCTGCATTGGAAATTGACTCCCAAGAGAAAACCTCCTGACGCCAGTGTGCTGATCTTCAGAAAATCTCTTCTGGAAGGTATAAAAACCTTACTTTTATTTTCAGTTTCTTTGTTTTTGAGGAAAGGGAATTTGGGCATCATAGCTTTTGAATGTCTAGGTCACAAGAAAATTAAGATTTGGAAGCGGTCATGATAGCATCTTTTATCCGGTTATAAGTACCGCATCGACAAAGATTTCCGGCCATAGCGCTTTCAATTTCTGCTTCAGAGGGATTCGGGTTGCTTTTGAGCAGCGCAGCGGCATTCATGATTTGACCTGTTTGACAATAACCGCATTGGGGAACAATATGCTCCACCCAGGCTTTCTGCAAAGGGTGATCCCCATCTTGGGACAGGCCTTCTATGGTGGTGATATTTTGGTTTCCGATAGCAGAGATAGGCAGGCTACAGGATCGAGTGGCTTCCTCACCGACCAAAACTGTACAAGCACCACATAAAGCCTGTCCGCAACCGAATTTTGTTCCTTTCATGGATAACAGGTCTCTCAGTACCCATAGCAGAGGCATATCTTCAGAGGCTGTAACTTCCTGTTTCTTTCCGTTGACGGTTATTGTGTATTTTTCCATAATTCAGTTTTAACCTTTTGGTGAGTGATGTGATATTTGTTGCAGGGTATAATTTACTGATTTCCTAAATTTAGAAAATTATATGAAAACCACCGTATGCAGAAACTAATTGACATACATAAGGTTAAGAAAGCCTATGATTGGTGTTTAAATATTTTAAATAGTATGGTTTGAAAATACCATTCATTAAATTTCACAAAACAATAGTCTTTAAGTATCTAATTTCAAGAAACCGAAAAAAATATGATCAGGAAATTTTTTAAGTGGCAAATAAACATATTTGATATTTTGGATGAACATTGGGAAAGCCCTCCGGTGACCAAAGTGATCAGTAATATTGTGGTAGGGTTTTTTGTTGTCGGGCTTCTTTTCGGGTTGTTGTCTTATTTGAATATCCTTGATTTAGGGGAGAGTTTTACTGCGTTTTTTGCCATCGAACTGGCATTCAATGTGCTGCTTATATTTGAGGTTTTGGGATTGATTTTCCTGATTCCCAAATCTGTTGCAGATTCTGTAGGAAAGCAGTTTGAGATTATTTCTCTTTTGTTGCTGAGAGATGCTTTTAAGGAATTTGGGCATTATTTGGGTGATCTGACTTGGGATGTCGGGTTTTTATATGAGCTCTTGCCGATAGTTTCCGATGCCTTTGGAGCAATTTTGATTTTCCTGATCACGGGCCTGTTTTACCGTGCCCAGAGACATATCCGCATTACCCAAAGCTATGAGGAGCAAAGGGGTTTCGTTGCCATCAAAAAACTGATTTCCATTTACCTCACCGTTTCATTTATTGGTTTGGGTATTTTTGATATCATTTCTGCTTATCAGACCCATGAGTTTATTTATAGTATCAAATTGTTTTACACACTCCTGATTTTTACTGATGTATTTATTTTGTTGTTTTCCTTACGGTACACATCCAAATACTACAACCTGTTCCGATATTCCTCTTTTGCACTGGCAACCATATTTCTTAGGCTAACTTTGAGTGCTCCGCCTTACTATAATGTGTTTTTGGCGGTAATTGCCGGATTGATGGTGCTTGGGGTAACTTATATTTACAATAAGCTGTTGTCCAAGCAGGCCAAACCTTTGGAAGTCCAAGCAGAGGGTTAAAAGAAAATTTAAAAAATAACTTACTGATTTATAGAGTTGATATTGATGTTACAGGATGAAATCCGATAATTTTTAAGAAATGCATTTGGAAAAAATGGCACAACCTGCTAAGTTTGCGACACGTTAACCAAAAGGGGTTGGCAAAACAATTAAAATTCCTCCTTAGCTCAGTTGGTTGAGTCCCGTATGTACGGGATTAATCAAGGGGTCAAAAGAGACAAAGTAATAAAATTCCTCCTTAGCTCAGTTGGTTGAGTCCCGTATGTACGGGATTAATCAAGGGGTCAAAAGAGACAAAGTAAAATAATATTCCTCCTTAGCTCAGTTGGTTGAGTCCCGTATGTACGGGATTAATCAAGGGGTCAAAAGAGACAAAGTAAAATAATATTCCTCCTTAGCTCAGTTGGTTGAGTCCCGTATGTACGGGATTAATCAAGGGGTCAAAAGAGACAAAGTAAAATAATATTCCTCCTTAGCTCAGTTGGTTAGAGTCCCGTATGTACGGGATTAATCAAGGGGTCAAAAGAGACAAAGTAAAATAATATTCCTCCTTAGCTCAGATGGTTGAGTCCCGTATGTACGGGATTAATCAAGGGGTCAAAAGAGACAAAGTAAAATAATATTCCTCCTTAGCTCAGTTGGTTGAGTCCCGTATGTACGGGATTAATCAAGGGGTCAAAAGAGACAAAGTAAAATAATATTCCTCCTTAGCTCAGTTGGTTAGAGCACATGACTGTTAATCATGGGGTCCTAGGTTCAAGCCCTAGAGGGGGAGCAAAAGCCTTGCAGAAATGCAGGGCTTTTTGCATTTTTAGGATATGGACTTTTATATCTACATTTTATATTCTGCTACTTTTGATAAATTCTATATAGGTCACCCCGAAAATCCTTGGAGAAGAGTTGAAGAGCATAATTCCGGAATTCATCATAATTTACTTCTGATTTCAGACCTTGGAGACTTGCAGCTGTCTTTAGATTTGCAGGATGTCAATCCGCTTTACCAAATACCGTTTACCTACCTAAGAAGTAGTTTAGTCCCACACCCAGCTCCATGCCATGAACACGGTTATTCAGCAAACCTGTACCGGAAAGCGGTAACCAGTAATGGCTCCTAAAAAACATTCCGAGTTTTTCTGAGAGCAGATAGTTTGTCCCAACTCCAAGCTTAATATGACTTAATGCGAATTGATTTTTCGGAAGTGTTTCAAACTGACTATCCAAACTCAAACCGGCTTCAAATTCGTATTCAAAACCCTGGCTGACTAATAAATTGCCCATAATTCCCAGACTGCTTTCAAAACTAAAACCACTATAGTACAAAC
This window of the Aquiflexum balticum DSM 16537 genome carries:
- a CDS encoding xanthine dehydrogenase family protein molybdopterin-binding subunit — its product is MMPKFPFLKNKETENKSKVFIPSRRDFLKISTLASGGFLLGVNFQCSGPKGELVTFAPNVFINIDSDNQVTIIAHRSEMGTGIRTSLPMIVADELGADWSKVKIVQAEGDEEKYGDQNTDGSYSVRMFYEPMRKAGATARHMLIAAAAEKWGIAVSDCHTENGQVLSSGGKKINFGDLVEVLKDKAIPDEAGITLKEFSSYKLIGKDIAIYDNKAIATGKAIFGADVDLPNMQVAVVRRSPVVGAKVISYNDTKAMAVPGVNRVHKIEGAGNPPGLDKPLEGVAVIADNTWAAMKGRDALEIEWDLGENQQYSSAKQLDDMLKSTTGNGQVRRERGNFNSARQGASQVIERTYLAPFYAHATLEPPAAIADYRGDGTCEIWAPTQHPQWARQAVADAMQLDLDNVKMNVTLLGGGFGRKSKPDFIVEAAILSKAAKSPVRVQWTREDDLHHDFYHAQSAQRIRATLDKNGNFSGWNHHTVFPAIGATASATELHPSSGELELGCIDFPFEVPNIRIETHESKAHTRIGWLRSVSNIHHAFAISCMLDEIAEAKKMDPVDFILSILAENKDLDFADEIKSDFGNYGEPLEKFPWNTKRLRGVIEKVALEADWKKMVSEGKAVGFAVHKSFLTYVACIVEVTKGNNGQIIIPNVHYAVDCGIGVNTDRIKSQFEGGAQFATSLAMTSAITLENGKVQQNNFDGYQIIRMPQSPKKIHVHIVESMEKPTGVGEPPVPPYIPALCNAIYKLTGERIYQLPLKA
- a CDS encoding (2Fe-2S)-binding protein, translating into MEKYTITVNGKKQEVTASEDMPLLWVLRDLLSMKGTKFGCGQALCGACTVLVGEEATRSCSLPISAIGNQNITTIEGLSQDGDHPLQKAWVEHIVPQCGYCQTGQIMNAAALLKSNPNPSEAEIESAMAGNLCRCGTYNRIKDAIMTASKS
- a CDS encoding GIY-YIG nuclease family protein, whose amino-acid sequence is MDFYIYILYSATFDKFYIGHPENPWRRVEEHNSGIHHNLLLISDLGDLQLSLDLQDVNPLYQIPFTYLRSSLVPHPAPCHEHGYSANLYRKAVTSNGS